The DNA segment TTTAATGAGCAGTACTAAAAATGTATTTATAAAGCTTGTTGTATGTAATTCAGTAACATCCATCAGTTGTATTACAAAATCTTTCTCCTAATACAGATCCTTAAGTTTGAACTTCTAAATACAAAGGGTGCAGCTTCTTCTGATTATTGTTGCACATGTACACAAGCCATTTTCTTGAGCAATAGTTTGTAAGTAATTACATTTAGATGAAACAATAACTATAAGATACATAAATGGGAATGTCATCGGATGTTCTTGAATTGATATGACAATATAACCATAGAACTTCACTGGTGTTTTTTAGCAAAACGCAAATGGCAAATGGCTAATACTAACCACTAGGGATTTTGCCAACTTAGACAATGGGCAATCATCTTGTACACAGATTTGAACCCAAGTATAAGAAAAATAGTAAGCATTACTGGAATTGAGATTATAATGGGATCTAATGCATAAGAAAGCTCATTGTGGAAGGATGGCTCATGAATCATGATGATACGCCTAACCAATGGTGAAACTTAACATGCACAAGCACACCcacccacctaccccaccttctGGCTTGCAGGTAGGCCCTGAATTGGTATACGATATACTATTATACTCTGGTAATTCATTTGGATTTGAGCTTAAGGATTGTCCAAATCATTATATAGAAGAGACTTTGACCATATGCCTAGCCAATATGAAACTTAACAATCACATTTATTGAATCTGAATGATTTAAAAGTGGTAGTGTGATTCAAGCCAAACCAAGACTGTTGGAAGGtggagaaaattaaaaataagagtaaaTTGTAAGGGGCACTACTGCTCCAACCTTCAATTTTGGAAGACAATTTACATCATGTAAGAAGGAAATTCATTTTCCACATATTGACAATTCTTTTTAACGGACTAGGAAATGATTTTTCCGCTGAGCACATCCCCAATAACCTGAAATTCGCAAAAAATTTTCACAAGATTATACTCTACTTACATAGAGCGAAAATCTTCATATGTAAAACACAAATCCAGTGCAACTGGGAAAAACCTGCCATATATAAAAGGTAAAGATAAAAAGGATCTGCATACATCCGTGTTACAAGAACTACTAGAGAACAATTAAGGATAGCCGCTTGAATGTGTCTGTGTGTGTGTTGTTTGGAGAGGGGGGAGAACTTATTTGGCCAGGGTTATTCAATTAGTCCTCTAGAGATTCTTGCCAGACAAAAGTCCCTTTAAGATCCAGTCATTCAGAACAGCAAAGTTTACACAATTGATCCAGAGGAAGTTATTGAACGCAATTTCCATGGCAGGAAGAATTAACTACGTATCCCAGTATACTAGAAAATCTAGGGGGACAGATCCACAGGTTCAAATGGTGTAATGCTATTCACACAGCTCTCAAATACAAGTAGAACTAGCATGAAAACAAGGCTCCGTCGATTCAACTTGAGAAAACATTTTTTCTGaaaacaacttaaaaaaaaatgagagagtGACCACTAAAACTCTGACAGAAATCAGAATCATCTAAATTTGTGAAAGCCATGTTGCATATCATCGGAACTTGAAGAAATGAAGCATTAAATCCAGTAAAAACGTTCTTGACTCGAAGTGAACCAAAATGAGATTTCATCATCACTGCAAGGAACATTCAATATGGTCATACTCATACACCACGATTACGAAAAACAATAAGCCACCTAGATCTGCACCATTGGTCCATTCCTCGTCGTGTTTTTGACACATAACTCGTCTTCCATATTCAGCTCGGTCACCTCGATGCTTTCTCTATCTGCATCGCACTAATAATCGAATGTACATGATCCATGCCCGGAAGAGCCAAATCCATCAACAACATAATTAACAAGATCCGTTCAAAACGggggaaaagataaaaaaaaaagtaaaaaacaaaCAAGCGAACTCTATTTCAACTGAGAAGATTCTTCGGTGCTAAGAAGAACACAACGACGGTAGTTTTACGAGAAACATCAATCAATAGCACCTAGTTGACCATCCAAAATCGAAGTTCTACAAATATCTAACCattctaaatcaaattcaagcTAAAACGAATACACGaaaatggagagagagagagagagagagagagagagagagagagagaacctNNNNNNNNNNNNNNNNNNNNNNNNNNNNNNGGAGAAGGCGCGAACGGGAGGTCGGGAGTCGGGCGCGTGAGCTCCACGTACGGCGGAGTCAGCGGCGGAGGTGTCGCCGGCGGTGCCAATGGCACCGTCTTCTCTGCCGTTAGCGTTTCCcattggagaaagagaaaggaagaaacAAAACGTGTGAACGGTTCCACAAAGCCAAACGCAACagatattttcctttttttttaaaataacaataattggCAGAAACGACAGGGGATAGAGAGGGAAAGGGCGTCGTTTATGTATGCTCGGTGACGGTGAAGGGCGCAATGCGAGGGAGGGAAGGAGAGGAAGAGGGAAGAATAAACGACGgtcgttttaattttaaatgagtGGTGAGTTtgtggaagaagaggaagaagaagggagTTGTTCTTATCGGCTTGTGTGTCTCTGACGCTAATCTTATGCGTTGGTTTTTGGAGTTTTGCTTGGAAGAAGAATGACATTACAGAAGAGGAAAAATGGagcctctttcttcttttttaaaaaaatataaaaataaatttattgggaAAATTTGGTtaatgtaaatttattattattgatttttctGTACTgcaatgcaacaagaatcaagaaGTGGTGTTTCAGTCACACGCGCGTGCTGAATCGGAATTCGCGCTTATTATCTGCTTCTTCATATTTGCCGTAAAATATAAATCTCTTTTTGTGGGTAAGTATTGTAATTCTTATCTTTATGACTTTGTGCATGTTTGGGCgtcattattttaataaaaaaagattttttttattttttaacgtatttggcaaattttttgtagtaaaagtaaaagcactagtaaaatcaaaaaaagatcttttttgagaagctgtaatttacatctttttttaaagatcttttttccttaaaaaaaagatgtttttcatgtaataaataaacaaaaaagtacttttatattgttatacccaaacataattgatagataaaaagacctttttacatgagatatccaaacataaaattacttttacttttctataagatcttttaaaaaaagataactcgaaaaaagatcttttcttagaagttcacccaaacaagcccttTATCTATACTACTTAGGTCTATTTAAaacgttttaaaatttattttttctggaTTGATTTATAAAAGTTATATTAATAGtatttgatattaatttttaaaaatatttttaatttttaaaaaattatttaaaaattttttacaaaattaaaagaatttaattaatttgtttatttaaattgGCTTTTATTTCAAAAGTGAtactttaaattaaattgataaggATTTAAACATGAGgtctatactttttttaaatgaaGATCTTGATTTATTCACCAGaatagtaaaattatttaacatCCTTACCTGAATGATAGTGTAGAACTCTGCAAAAATTTATAGAATATTTGATACTGCTATTACTAAAGTATTTATAAAGAAAGCGATAATTTTAATGAAtagttatatttaaaattttaggagaGTCTTTTTATGTGAGAGAGATTATTAAAGTTgtagatatttttaaaagtgaATTAAGTCtcaaagtgatttttgaaattacacTCAGGCTCAACGTGGTCCTTAAAGTTAATAGCTACTCAACTTTGTCTTCAAAGTTACACTTCGAGATTCATAATAGTCCCTCGAGTAATTTTCGTCCATCACCGATCATCAGAAAGCAGAGGTGGACTGATTCCTGCCATGTTGACACGCCAACAGTTACTAACATGGAAaacaaaacttttttatttgcaATGTggtctctttctctttttaaatctCTATTTCCCAATGtttattttctgaattttctttctcattttctttttcttcaatttcattctctACTCTCACTCTTCCAAATCTAATATCAATGCAGCAACAATGTAAAAACaccaataattatttatcaacaaaaatataGTAAATTATAGTATAAAGTTTTCAATTGGTATAGTACCaaatataagagaaaaaaacaTCATTTTATAAtcaagacaaaataaaattcaataaattttgtataattctGCATATTACCAATTAATTTATCACACACAATGCTCCAACTCCCTCGAACACTTTCAATCCATCTCCAACGAACGATGATTCaactcaccaccaccaccacatgGCTAACAACAACGATAATATTGATGAAGTCCCAGCCTTCCTTCACCCTTCACTCATAGCCAAGGCCAACTTCTTCCGCCGGATTTTCACCCGCTACAGCTCCCCATCCGAGGTCACATTCACCACCGACAACCACACGGAACTAGTCCTTGTCACCAGCGCACTACTCCAGCCTCAGTTTTTGCAACAGAACCCTTCCGGCATGGTGTTAGAGCCATTTCGGAAGGGACGTGTGGTGACGTTCTGCGACAATTTCGATGACGAGAAACAGGACAACGTGGGCGGGTCACGTGCGGATAGCAGCAGGACACTGTCAGCAAGAGAGGCAGTTGttggagagggagaagaagacgAGGTGGTGCAGCTAGTGCTGATGCCACTAATGGACTTGTTAGAGGAGACTGACAGAGAGATGGGACTTGAAGGATCAAGGTACATTTTTactgatgatgaggatgaaaaTGGTGATGGCAATGACTTGAAATATAGATTATATAATAGAGGTTATTGATAATTGGATTTGGAAGAGTGATAGTAAAGAATGGggttgaagaagagaatgagaAAGAGAATTCATGAAATAAAAATTGGGGATTAAGGATTTAAAAGGAAAAATGGAtcacattgtaaataaaaaaagtttcgTTTGCTACGTCAGTAACCATTGGCGTGCCAACATGGTAGGAATCAGTCCACCTCAACTTTTCGATGACTAGTGATGGGCAAAAATTGCCTAAGAGACTATTATGAGTTTCGAGTGTAATTTCGAAGACAAAGTTAAGTAACTATTAATTTCAGGGACCACTTTAAGTCTCGAGTGTAACTTTAAGAACCATTTTAAAACTTAACTCCTTTAAAAGTAGACAAGTAGTAAtctgagaatttttttttacttgcaATGCAAGTAGGTGAGTCGCGAGTCATATAACCCATGCTCCAAACAAGTCAAGTAGATGGAACAATGATCCTCTTGAAATTGGATTTGCATGCttattatacttttttaaaatcGTCCAATCTTTACTAAATCTATGGTCCTGGGTTATTTCGACCAAAATATGAACACTACTTTATATTGTATAACAATGAGAATGAATTATCAATTTGGTCtctatctattttttaaaatgacaaTTTGACTCCCTTAAATAAAAATTGTCCACTTCAACTTCTGTCTTTCACTTCTGTAATATAATGCAGCCTTTACAAGTATTTTTTCGTCAAGTCTAAACAAAAAAAGGTTAATTTGTCATGTTAACGCTCTAACTTAACATGTTAGTTTGCTGGCGTATTCGTTATGTATTTAGTtggataatataaaataaaatatctgtATATTTTTGCACAAAATTGTTATTAATGAGACACAATTTTAGAAGATATAGCTTGAGATTTTTAATAGCTAAgccaaattaaagaaaaaaaattatttagtactCACTTTTATCAATAGTGTTATACTTATTCAAAATACAtatcatttatttataaataatataatataattaaatttatatttatagttaaattttataaataatataatcaaagtATGAGTANNNNNNNNNNNNNNNNNNNNNNNNNNNNNNNNNNNNNNNNNNNNNNNNNNNNNNNNNNNNNNNNNNNNNNNNNNNNNNNNNNNNNNNNNNNNNNNNNNNNNNNNNNNNNNNNNNNNNNNNNNNNNNNNNNNNNNNNNNNNNNNNNNNNNNNNNNNNNNNNNNNNNNNNNNNNNNNNNNNNNNNNNNNNNNNNNNNNNNNNNNNNNNNNNNNNNNNNNNNNNNNNNNNNNNNNNNNNNNNNNNNNNNNNNNNNNNNNNNNNNNNNNNNNNNNNNNNNNNNNNNNNNNNNNNNNNNNNNNNNNNNNNNNNNNNNNNNNNNNNNNNNNNNNNNNNNNNNNNNNNNNNNNNNNNNNNNNNNNNNNNNNNNNNNNNNNNNNNNNNNNNNNNNNNNNNNNNNNNNNNNNNNNNNNNNNNNNNNNNNNNNNNNNNNNNNNNNNNNNNNNNNNNNNNNNNNNNNNNNNNNNNNNNNNNNNNNNNNNNNNNNNNNNNNNNNNNNNNNNNNNNNNNNNNNNNNNNNNNNNNNNNNNNNNNNNNNNNNNNNNNNNNNNNNNNNNNNNNNNNNNNNNNNNNNNNNNNNNNNNNNNNNNNNNNNNNNNNNNNNNNNNNNNNNNNNNNNNNNNNNNNNNNNNNNNNNNNNNNNNNNNNNNNNNNNNNNNNNNNNNNNNNNNNNNNNNNNNNNNNNNNNNNNNNNNNNNNNNNNNNNNNNNNNNNNNNNNNNNNNNNNNNNNNNNNNNNNNNNNNNNNNNNNNNNNNNNNNNNNNNNNNNNNNNNNNNNNNNNNNNNNNNNNNNNNNNNNNNNNNNNNNNNNNNNNNNNNNNNNNNNNNNNNNNNNNNNNNNNNNNNNNNNNNNNNNNNNNNNNNNNNNNNNNNNNNNNNNNNNNNNNNNNNNNNNNNNNNNNNNNNNNNNNNNNNNNNNNNNNNNNNNNNNNNNNNNNNNNNNataaaatttaaataatatttttataataaaagtttaattaatattaactaattaaaaattattttttataattattctattataaCATATATTATGATCAAAAgctacaataaaaattattgtaaacGGAAAGAACACATTATAcggttttcttttaataattattgCAGGAAAATAATGAGTGCGCGAGAGAGAGGGTGGGGAAACACCGGGAGGGATAGGACTAGGCAGGTCCAATATCTTGGTAAGGATCCAAGAATTTGGAACAGAGAAGCTTTTTTCCGTCTAGAACAAGACTCGTTTATCATATTTGTCGATAGGCTATCGGAAGACATATCAAAAAAGGAATTGTTTGGGTTGTTTTCATGGACGGAAATGATCAATGATATTTACCTATCTAGGAAGATGCGGAGTGGAGTGGTTTACTTGTTTGCGTTTATCCGATATACTACGAAGGGGGGCGCTTTGAAGGCAATTTCAGATATGAATCGTATGTGCTTAAGGGAAAAGGAGATTTTCGTCGGAGAGGTTAAGTTTAGGAGGAATGCCTCGAAGGGGAAGACGGTTCTGGGAAGTGACGAAATAAAGAAGTGTGCCAATACTTGGGGGTGATCGGCGAAACTTTCCTGATAAGGGTGGGAATCGTATTGTGGATGGTGGGGGTGATGGCGGATTAACTCCTGCTCAGAACTATGACGGATTGGATGGCAGGTAGGGGTGGAAATAGGCCAGGCGGCCTGCCAGGGGCCTGCAGCCTGGCATGTGTTTGGCCTGACCTAGCCTGGCCTGATAGGAAATAGGCCCAGGCTCAAGCTATTAAAAAAGCCTATATTCTTTAAAAGGCCAGGCCTAGGCTTTTGAAATAACCTGTTGGTTGCCTGTCAGGCCGGCCtgcaaatatatatagagaATTTTATTATACTAGTAAAAATGCTATTAAAAGGATTTGAACTTGGGTCTTCTATATTATAATAATACCTTTATCCACTCAACCATTTGtctctttaattatatatgtgtattttgtatcaatattattcataaatttattattttatattttataattttaaaaattaaattatatcttaaatttaattattattaaaaaaaataggcCTATTGACAGGCTTCAGGCCAGGCCAGATTTAACAACAGGCCAGGCTCAGTACTCATTAAAAAGCCTATACCAGACTACAGGCCAAGCTAAGGCCAATATACTCTATTACAGGCCTGGCCTGTTAAGAGTAAATcctggcctggcctggcctgtttcCACCCCTAATGGCAGGGAACAATTGGAGAATGAGACTGACTCTCTGCGGCGGTGCTGGCAGAAGGATAAGGAGGGCCCGAGGCCAAGGGTCATACAGGCATCGATAGCAGAGACTAATTTGATTTGGCTGAAGCAGAGTATTGTTGGGAGTACTCTGAAAGCTATTAACTTCCGTCTGTTGCACTCCGTAGCTCGAAAGGAATGGCCTCATGTAGTAAAGGTTTGCGAATTGGGAGCGGCTCTCTCATGTGGCATGAATGGCCTATTAAAGTTCTTCTATCGAGTTGGGCGATGGGATGAGAATGATCGAAGTGATAAGAGACGATTATGGCTCGAGTGTATCGGTGTCCCTGTGCATGTATGGTCCAAAGCTACATTCCGCTTGATTGGGGAACAGTGGGGAGA comes from the Arachis duranensis cultivar V14167 chromosome 7, aradu.V14167.gnm2.J7QH, whole genome shotgun sequence genome and includes:
- the LOC107496646 gene encoding uncharacterized protein LOC107496646 → MANNNDNIDEVPAFLHPSLIAKANFFRRIFTRYSSPSEVTFTTDNHTELVLVTSALLQPQFLQQNPSGMVLEPFRKGRVVTFCDNFDDEKQDNVGGSRADSSRTLSAREAVVGEGEEDEVVQLVLMPLMDLLEETDREMGLEGSRYIFTDDEDENGDGNDLKYRLYNRGY